In one Agathobacter rectalis ATCC 33656 genomic region, the following are encoded:
- a CDS encoding DNA cytosine methyltransferase: MLPKIIDLFSGCGGLALGFEKAGFDIVAGIELMPEACKTISYNLSWRYGKKETHICGDITEIEASVFKNSFGDEGCIVIGGPPCQAYSMAGRGKLRSLGEDRVNIKDARGYLYQDFLRFVFELEARAVVMENVPESTNFGGKNIPEIVCTELTKKGYKAYWTILNSADYGVPQVRERVFVVAIKGDEGKEIKLPNPTHRNEVDVLTQHQKRFEGYKQCQFFVEPNGTTDELKPWVTVGDAFSDLPEVFPTADSKYKLVSLNIEYPYKTEAQNEYQELMRTWYGKEGFGVSANAFRRNTRDFPIFERMQQGDNYIAATKIAEELFYEEAKLFGYEKDSEEYISLYNKMVPQYDKDKFENKWKRLDETKPSHTLVAHLAKDTYSHIHPIEPRGITVREAARLQSFPDDFFFDCSMGDAFKQIGNAVPPLLAYGVARTVLNTFEEE, encoded by the coding sequence ATGTTACCTAAAATTATTGATCTGTTTTCAGGGTGTGGTGGATTGGCACTCGGATTTGAAAAAGCGGGTTTTGATATTGTGGCAGGAATTGAATTGATGCCAGAAGCATGTAAAACCATTTCTTATAATCTTTCCTGGCGCTATGGAAAAAAAGAAACACATATATGTGGAGATATAACAGAAATAGAAGCAAGTGTGTTTAAAAATAGTTTTGGAGATGAGGGGTGTATTGTTATAGGAGGACCGCCATGCCAGGCGTATTCTATGGCAGGTCGCGGGAAACTTAGATCACTCGGTGAAGATAGAGTAAATATAAAAGATGCAAGAGGATATCTGTATCAGGATTTTTTGAGATTTGTATTTGAATTGGAAGCAAGAGCTGTTGTGATGGAGAATGTTCCGGAATCAACAAATTTTGGCGGTAAAAATATACCAGAAATAGTATGTACTGAGTTAACTAAAAAAGGTTATAAGGCATATTGGACAATACTTAATTCTGCCGACTATGGTGTTCCACAGGTAAGAGAGAGAGTTTTTGTTGTAGCAATCAAGGGGGATGAAGGAAAAGAGATAAAATTACCAAATCCAACACATCGAAATGAGGTTGATGTATTGACCCAGCATCAAAAACGATTTGAGGGATATAAGCAATGTCAATTTTTTGTGGAACCCAATGGAACAACAGATGAATTAAAACCATGGGTTACTGTAGGAGATGCTTTTTCAGATTTACCAGAAGTATTTCCGACAGCAGACTCAAAATATAAATTGGTGTCATTAAATATTGAGTATCCATATAAAACGGAAGCACAGAATGAATATCAAGAATTAATGAGAACCTGGTATGGTAAAGAGGGATTTGGTGTTTCGGCAAATGCATTCAGAAGGAATACCAGAGATTTCCCGATCTTTGAGAGAATGCAACAAGGAGATAATTATATTGCGGCGACAAAGATAGCAGAAGAGCTATTCTATGAAGAGGCAAAACTTTTTGGGTACGAGAAGGATAGTGAGGAATACATTAGTCTCTATAATAAAATGGTTCCGCAATATGATAAAGATAAATTCGAAAATAAATGGAAGCGGTTGGATGAAACGAAACCATCACATACATTAGTGGCACATTTGGCAAAGGACACGTATAGTCATATTCATCCGATTGAACCAAGGGGAATTACAGTAAGAGAGGCAGCAAGGTTACAATCTTTTCCGGATGATTTTTTCTTTGATTGTTCTATGGGGGATGCATTTAAGCAAATTGGAAATGCTGTGCCCCCGCTATTGGCGTATGGAGTTGCAAGAACAGTGTTGAATACTTTTGAGGAGGAATAG
- a CDS encoding PD-(D/E)XK motif protein — translation MGILEEIREYFASTQNGAREIKTLPKEYSAMVIRDNEGYGVAIEFDDIRDISEKFANSRLFSRTLAIGGIEKKYLILSCMLDSLRYEFATVCAQFVEPGIDGVDRKNLMSEPLEWWKKWRELMGNTISNKEAYSVIAEMMVLDDLYNQDNTVEWTAVNSGSHDIEGNESSYEVKSTVKRYGATITISGQHQLQSLKRLQLYFCRLEQSRTGISINDMKDRLVADGYDKDKIEQQLYQLGYERGASIREEKYKVLEKRKYEVDDKFPKITKASFKDDHIPESITQITYTIDLDGLEYTVW, via the coding sequence ATGGGAATACTGGAGGAGATTAGAGAGTATTTTGCATCGACACAAAATGGTGCAAGAGAAATTAAAACGTTACCAAAAGAATACTCAGCAATGGTTATCCGTGATAATGAAGGATATGGTGTTGCTATTGAATTTGATGATATCAGAGATATTTCAGAAAAATTTGCCAATAGCAGATTGTTTTCAAGAACTCTTGCAATTGGCGGGATAGAAAAGAAGTATCTTATACTGAGTTGTATGCTTGATAGTTTACGATATGAATTTGCTACGGTCTGTGCGCAATTTGTAGAGCCTGGAATTGATGGTGTGGATAGAAAAAATCTTATGTCTGAGCCATTGGAATGGTGGAAAAAATGGCGTGAGTTAATGGGAAACACCATTTCTAATAAGGAAGCCTACAGTGTAATTGCGGAAATGATGGTTTTAGATGATTTATACAATCAGGATAATACTGTGGAATGGACAGCTGTTAATTCTGGGAGCCACGATATAGAGGGAAATGAGAGCAGCTATGAAGTTAAGTCAACAGTAAAACGTTATGGTGCTACTATTACTATATCTGGACAGCATCAGCTCCAAAGTTTAAAAAGATTACAGTTGTATTTCTGTAGATTAGAACAGTCAAGAACAGGAATATCTATAAATGATATGAAGGATAGACTAGTTGCAGATGGATATGATAAAGATAAGATTGAACAGCAGTTATATCAGTTGGGATATGAGCGGGGTGCAAGTATAAGGGAAGAAAAATACAAAGTATTAGAAAAAAGAAAATATGAGGTTGATGATAAATTTCCGAAGATAACAAAAGCCTCATTTAAGGATGATCATATACCGGAGTCAATAACGCAAATTACATATACCATTGATTTGGATGGCTTGGAATATACTGTATGGTGA
- the dcm gene encoding DNA (cytosine-5-)-methyltransferase → MFRVIETFSGIGSQAKALTRIGKPFEIVNTADWDINAILAYCLIHKGKIDINKYAEISDEDVTNFLKGLSLSSDGKKPMSDETFRRMPMHLKRRLYAAIKETRNMVSITDVMGSDIPDNIDLFTYSFPCQDLSLCGCWHGNKSGIARDAHNRSGMLWEVERILLEMNEMGKELPRFLLMENVTNILSKPHAADFGDWKATLENLGYYNKIYRLNAQNFGIPQKRERAYMISILCKNNAETIAQVEKYFEEHNLEKDEATRLKQRNLRLKDILCLDYDDVPRYKEEADASKPNDTPSRRKIWEDNELLYDGKEIRDIVVNTVTTKQDRNPNSGLIIYKNRARGKTKWRYLTPRECFKLMGFDESDFDRIISDNPMVTKNRYLYSTEKLIKLAGNSIVVDVLEAIFRQIMDINEKILGERK, encoded by the coding sequence ATGTTTAGAGTAATTGAAACTTTTAGTGGAATTGGAAGTCAGGCAAAAGCATTAACAAGAATTGGAAAACCTTTTGAAATTGTAAATACTGCAGATTGGGATATTAACGCAATACTGGCATATTGTCTGATACATAAAGGCAAAATTGATATTAATAAATATGCAGAAATTTCAGATGAAGATGTTACAAATTTTTTAAAAGGTTTATCGCTGAGTTCCGATGGAAAGAAACCTATGAGTGATGAGACGTTTAGGCGAATGCCAATGCATTTGAAACGAAGATTGTATGCAGCAATAAAAGAAACAAGAAATATGGTAAGTATTACGGATGTTATGGGAAGTGATATACCCGACAATATTGATTTGTTCACATATTCATTTCCTTGTCAGGATTTATCATTATGTGGATGCTGGCATGGGAATAAAAGTGGAATAGCAAGGGATGCACATAATCGTTCTGGTATGCTTTGGGAAGTTGAACGTATATTGCTTGAAATGAATGAAATGGGAAAAGAATTACCTCGTTTTCTGCTTATGGAAAACGTAACCAATATTCTGTCAAAACCGCATGCTGCAGATTTTGGTGATTGGAAGGCAACTTTAGAAAATCTGGGATATTATAATAAAATATATAGGCTTAATGCTCAAAATTTTGGTATTCCTCAAAAAAGAGAAAGAGCATATATGATCAGTATATTGTGCAAAAATAATGCCGAAACGATAGCCCAAGTAGAAAAGTACTTTGAAGAACATAATTTGGAAAAGGATGAAGCAACGCGTTTAAAGCAAAGGAATTTAAGGTTAAAAGACATTCTTTGTTTAGATTACGATGATGTTCCCAGATATAAGGAAGAAGCTGATGCAAGTAAACCTAATGATACGCCTTCCAGAAGAAAAATATGGGAAGATAATGAATTGCTGTATGATGGAAAAGAGATTAGGGACATCGTTGTTAATACAGTAACGACAAAGCAGGACCGTAATCCTAATTCCGGCTTGATTATTTATAAGAATCGGGCAAGAGGAAAGACAAAATGGAGATATCTGACTCCAAGAGAGTGCTTTAAGTTGATGGGATTTGATGAATCGGATTTTGACAGGATAATCAGTGATAATCCTATGGTAACAAAGAATAGATATTTGTATTCAACAGAGAAGCTTATTAAACTAGCAGGTAATAGTATCGTGGTTGATGTTTTGGAAGCTATTTTCAGACAGATAATGGATATTAATGAGAAGATTTTAGGTGAAAGAAAATGA
- a CDS encoding HNH endonuclease — MTINQKKSLVAFYISKFNDDAFRELGYGGPVSKAMDDLSVRITGPGVEPNAYLRRRRDEFDVFFDNGRVGQRNRKPTETVKELYGQWNVMEFEEITEIVKSVLDGTMEESQVINLEVDEETVSEYDVETYLNFDDNTAALNKTVKSVMERTYSKKKVEMLKRLYAYRCQICGQNVGEEHGVNIAEAHHIKYFSKSVDNSSDNLLILCPNHHSLIHVLNPKFDYDELQYIYPDGKTDKIILDLHLTHGKEEE; from the coding sequence ATGACAATAAATCAGAAAAAGTCTTTAGTGGCATTTTACATTTCAAAGTTTAATGATGACGCATTTCGTGAATTGGGATATGGTGGACCGGTGTCAAAAGCGATGGATGACTTATCAGTACGAATTACCGGTCCGGGTGTTGAACCTAATGCTTATTTAAGGCGAAGGCGGGATGAATTTGATGTGTTTTTTGATAACGGAAGAGTTGGACAACGCAACAGAAAACCAACAGAGACGGTAAAAGAACTGTATGGGCAATGGAATGTAATGGAGTTTGAAGAAATAACAGAAATTGTAAAATCAGTTTTGGATGGAACAATGGAAGAATCTCAGGTGATTAATTTGGAAGTAGATGAAGAAACTGTTTCAGAATATGATGTTGAAACGTATCTAAATTTTGATGACAATACGGCAGCATTAAATAAAACGGTAAAATCTGTGATGGAACGTACTTATTCCAAAAAGAAGGTAGAAATGTTAAAGCGTTTATATGCGTATAGATGTCAGATATGTGGTCAAAATGTCGGTGAAGAACATGGCGTTAATATTGCAGAAGCTCATCATATTAAGTATTTTTCAAAGAGTGTTGATAATTCATCAGATAATCTTCTTATATTGTGTCCAAATCATCATAGTCTGATTCATGTATTAAATCCAAAATTTGATTATGATGAATTACAGTATATTTATCCAGACGGAAAGACTGATAAAATTATATTGGATTTGCATCTGACTCATGGTAAGGAGGAAGAATAA
- a CDS encoding helix-turn-helix domain-containing protein, whose translation MTISEQIKVLCVRQKISLAELARRLGTTPQNFNAKLKRESFTVAELEDIAEAAGVTFERSFVLDDGDTV comes from the coding sequence ATGACAATATCTGAGCAAATAAAAGTATTGTGTGTCAGACAGAAAATAAGTCTGGCAGAGTTGGCAAGGAGATTGGGAACAACACCTCAAAATTTTAATGCAAAACTGAAAAGAGAAAGTTTTACTGTGGCAGAGCTTGAGGATATAGCAGAAGCCGCGGGAGTTACTTTTGAAAGAAGTTTTGTGTTGGATGATGGAGACACAGTATAA
- a CDS encoding very short patch repair endonuclease, translated as MADVLTKEQRHKNMKNIHGKDTKIEIILRKALWAKGYRYRKNYKKLPGNPDIVLTKYKIAIFCDGEFFHGKDWEVLKPRLQKSNNSAFWVNKISKNRERDDMVNKKLLFMGWTVIRFWGKDIKKHTDECVKAIEEIIFDIKMED; from the coding sequence ATGGCGGATGTTTTGACTAAAGAACAACGGCATAAAAACATGAAAAATATTCATGGAAAAGATACTAAAATTGAAATTATCCTTAGAAAAGCTTTATGGGCAAAAGGTTATCGGTACCGGAAGAATTATAAAAAGTTACCGGGAAATCCGGATATTGTGTTGACAAAATATAAGATAGCAATATTTTGCGATGGGGAATTTTTTCATGGAAAAGACTGGGAAGTGCTAAAGCCAAGGCTACAGAAAAGTAATAATAGTGCATTTTGGGTGAACAAAATTTCTAAAAATAGAGAAAGGGATGATATGGTTAATAAAAAATTGTTATTTATGGGATGGACGGTTATAAGATTTTGGGGTAAAGATATAAAAAAGCATACAGATGAGTGTGTAAAGGCTATAGAAGAGATAATATTTGATATAAAGATGGAGGATTGA
- the dcm gene encoding DNA (cytosine-5-)-methyltransferase, whose product MKQMHLRVDDALYEELNTYSVETEQSMQACVREAVVYYITDKKKKQIPILKSQFTFIDLFAGIGGMRLAYENVGGRCVYSNEWNKYSQQTYYANFGEQPEGDITKVDAKTIPDHDILVAGFPCQPFSIAGVSKKISLGRKTGFEDKTQGTLFFDVCRILKEKRPKAFMLENVKNLKSHDKGRTFKTILESLDELKYKVFFAVLDGQNFVPQHRERIIIVGFDMERYGDDIEFDFDITPVNPKPVMRDILEKKVDDKYTLSDNLWTYLQNYAAKHRAAGNGFGYGIAPLDGVSRTISARYHKDGSEILIAQKGKNPRRLTPRECARLQGFPESFVIPVSDTQAYRQFGNSVVVPLIENVAKLIVEKIDLLESDVQNEKRKAI is encoded by the coding sequence ATGAAACAGATGCATTTAAGAGTAGATGATGCATTGTATGAAGAACTTAATACATATTCTGTTGAAACAGAACAATCAATGCAAGCTTGTGTAAGAGAAGCAGTAGTATATTATATTACAGATAAGAAAAAGAAACAGATACCTATTTTAAAATCTCAATTTACTTTTATTGATCTCTTTGCGGGAATTGGAGGAATGAGACTTGCATATGAGAATGTTGGTGGAAGATGCGTATATTCCAACGAATGGAATAAGTATAGTCAGCAAACATATTATGCTAATTTTGGGGAACAACCGGAAGGCGATATTACAAAGGTGGACGCTAAAACAATTCCTGATCATGATATATTGGTTGCAGGGTTCCCGTGTCAACCGTTTTCTATTGCGGGCGTCTCGAAGAAGATTAGTTTGGGAAGAAAGACTGGGTTTGAAGATAAAACACAAGGAACATTATTCTTTGATGTTTGCAGAATTTTAAAAGAAAAGCGCCCCAAAGCGTTTATGCTTGAAAATGTAAAAAATTTGAAGAGTCATGATAAAGGAAGGACCTTTAAAACGATTCTAGAATCATTAGATGAGTTGAAATATAAGGTTTTCTTTGCAGTGTTGGACGGACAGAATTTTGTCCCGCAACATAGAGAGAGAATTATAATTGTTGGCTTTGACATGGAGAGATATGGTGATGATATTGAGTTTGATTTTGACATTACGCCAGTCAATCCGAAACCAGTGATGCGAGACATTTTAGAAAAAAAGGTAGATGATAAATATACATTGTCTGATAATTTATGGACATATCTTCAGAATTATGCTGCTAAACATAGGGCAGCTGGTAATGGATTTGGTTATGGAATTGCGCCTTTGGATGGAGTATCTAGAACTATTAGTGCACGATATCATAAGGATGGATCAGAAATATTAATAGCTCAAAAGGGAAAAAATCCGAGGAGGTTGACTCCGCGTGAGTGCGCGAGATTACAGGGATTTCCAGAAAGCTTTGTAATACCGGTGTCTGATACGCAAGCGTATAGACAGTTTGGAAATTCGGTAGTTGTTCCATTAATAGAGAATGTTGCAAAACTGATTGTAGAAAAAATTGATTTATTAGAATCGGATGTTCAGAATGAAAAAAGGAAGGCGATTTAA
- a CDS encoding type II restriction endonuclease — protein sequence MSTEILNKAIESTVASELAFCKFLSANDTGATGGHQGGVLVSVSASRMLFVEILPDNDILKRDVKITWQGDLVTESTFTYYSSKKELRITKFGRDFDIINPDRTGSLFVLTKQSWDDYSVFIMDTEDEIEEFLSTFGISATETNCLFGAGGVQRSVIEQQAIETFISSLEVEFPETEVMSSAARNISDAVYNHVEYLITNPDKKIIEWTNMEYALFRALEEYRYGDIVRCGFPSVEEFVSVANSVLNRRKSRAGKSLEHHLEAIFVANEIIYDAQPVTEGKKKPDFLFPSAVAYRDLTYPVSKLATLAAKTTCKDRWRQILNEANRLKDENKFLCTLQQGVSPMQMDEMEAEKVILVVPKPYISCYPRDRQDRIWTISRFVRYIKSIQNTD from the coding sequence ATGTCAACAGAAATACTAAACAAAGCAATAGAATCAACTGTTGCAAGTGAATTGGCTTTTTGCAAATTTTTATCTGCGAATGATACTGGAGCGACAGGTGGACATCAAGGCGGAGTTCTTGTGTCAGTATCTGCAAGTCGCATGTTATTTGTAGAAATATTGCCAGATAATGATATTTTAAAGAGAGATGTTAAGATAACATGGCAAGGAGATTTGGTTACAGAAAGTACATTTACTTATTACAGTAGCAAAAAGGAACTGAGAATTACGAAATTTGGAAGAGACTTTGATATAATTAATCCGGATAGAACAGGTTCTTTATTTGTCTTGACAAAACAAAGTTGGGATGATTATTCCGTATTTATAATGGATACGGAGGATGAAATAGAAGAATTTTTGAGTACATTTGGGATAAGTGCAACAGAGACTAATTGTTTGTTTGGAGCCGGAGGCGTACAAAGAAGTGTTATAGAACAGCAGGCTATCGAAACATTTATTTCCTCGTTGGAAGTAGAATTTCCAGAGACAGAGGTGATGTCATCGGCTGCAAGAAATATTTCTGATGCAGTGTATAATCATGTTGAGTATTTGATTACAAATCCTGATAAAAAGATTATAGAATGGACTAATATGGAATATGCATTATTTAGAGCGCTGGAAGAATATAGATACGGAGATATTGTAAGATGTGGATTTCCGTCAGTTGAAGAATTTGTTAGTGTTGCGAATTCTGTATTAAATAGACGTAAGAGCAGAGCAGGAAAGAGTTTAGAACATCATTTGGAGGCAATATTTGTAGCTAATGAAATTATTTATGATGCGCAACCTGTTACAGAAGGAAAAAAGAAACCAGATTTTCTATTTCCATCAGCAGTGGCATATCGTGATTTGACATATCCTGTAAGTAAATTGGCGACCTTGGCAGCTAAAACAACTTGTAAGGATAGATGGCGTCAAATTCTGAATGAGGCAAATCGATTAAAAGATGAAAATAAGTTTTTATGCACATTGCAACAGGGAGTATCACCTATGCAAATGGATGAGATGGAGGCAGAAAAAGTTATTCTTGTGGTACCTAAACCATACATATCATGTTATCCAAGAGATAGACAAGATAGAATTTGGACAATATCTCGTTTTGTAAGGTATATTAAGAGTATTCAAAATACTGATTAA
- a CDS encoding recombinase family protein codes for MEEKIDITDKTIEIDTDKGSAIKVTMSYGEQSTLEELLIAYLEQIAIYLRLSKEDEFVKDESNSITNQRAFIRGFINKNKELRKMSVMEFVDDGYSGKNMDRPDMQRMLDLVKRKQISCVIVKDFSRFSRDHIEQGKYIEQIFPFMGVRFIAINDNYDSADYVGGIGEIDVAFKGIMYDFFSEEQSSKVSLTLDTKRGNGKYIATYAPYGYVKSPEDKHKLVVDEFASQIVKRIFKEFLSGKSMYKISEGLNRDGIDTPGVYIAMQTESEKQLARYREKKPLWNNVAIGRILENEQYTGTMIYSRFKIENVGDKHAKALPKDEWKRVENCHEAIISKEDFEKAAAMRKGNTCASAKRKHETHCLTGKMICGNCGHRLSHTYAGRPKYYCANHYLDKTDGKCNISVLDAYMESVVKKALQMMIDVLVDSRKVVDMQREKQAERLKQAEKHLSDMEHSRELIEKNLREAYESYKLGMTDKETYLEQRKIYEQMLERLRENIEKQRAAVTKMADVDVPEVAGLEMLEGQLKLTGLNREMVDAFVEEIVVYAKDRVEIKWKFKDEFWETEKARKP; via the coding sequence ATGGAAGAAAAAATAGATATTACAGATAAAACAATTGAAATAGATACAGATAAAGGGAGTGCCATAAAAGTAACCATGTCATATGGTGAACAATCAACGCTAGAGGAGTTGTTGATAGCATATCTGGAGCAGATAGCAATATATTTGAGATTATCAAAGGAAGATGAATTTGTAAAAGATGAGAGCAACAGTATTACCAATCAGCGTGCTTTTATCCGTGGATTTATTAATAAAAATAAGGAACTTCGCAAAATGAGTGTGATGGAGTTTGTGGATGATGGCTATTCAGGTAAAAATATGGACCGCCCGGATATGCAGAGAATGCTGGACCTTGTGAAAAGAAAGCAGATTTCATGCGTTATTGTAAAGGATTTCTCCAGATTTTCCAGAGATCATATCGAGCAGGGAAAATATATTGAACAGATATTTCCTTTTATGGGTGTGCGATTTATTGCTATAAACGATAATTATGACAGCGCAGATTATGTGGGTGGTATTGGTGAGATTGATGTTGCATTTAAGGGAATCATGTATGATTTCTTCAGTGAGGAGCAGTCTTCCAAAGTATCATTGACACTTGATACAAAGCGTGGCAATGGTAAGTACATAGCTACCTATGCTCCTTATGGCTATGTGAAAAGTCCGGAGGACAAGCATAAGCTGGTTGTGGATGAGTTTGCCAGTCAGATTGTAAAGCGCATTTTCAAAGAGTTTCTGTCTGGAAAATCTATGTACAAAATTTCAGAAGGACTGAACCGGGATGGAATAGATACGCCGGGCGTGTATATTGCCATGCAGACAGAAAGTGAAAAGCAACTTGCCAGATATCGTGAGAAAAAGCCTCTCTGGAATAATGTTGCAATAGGAAGAATCCTCGAAAATGAGCAATATACCGGCACGATGATTTACAGCCGCTTCAAGATTGAGAATGTTGGCGATAAACATGCAAAAGCACTTCCAAAGGATGAATGGAAGCGTGTGGAAAATTGTCACGAGGCAATTATCAGCAAGGAGGATTTTGAAAAAGCCGCTGCCATGCGAAAAGGAAATACATGTGCCAGTGCCAAAAGAAAGCATGAAACACATTGCCTGACCGGCAAGATGATCTGTGGAAACTGTGGGCATCGCCTGTCCCATACTTATGCCGGTCGACCGAAGTATTATTGTGCAAATCATTATCTGGATAAGACTGATGGAAAATGCAATATCAGCGTGTTGGATGCCTATATGGAAAGTGTTGTGAAGAAAGCACTTCAGATGATGATTGATGTGTTGGTGGATTCCAGAAAGGTTGTGGATATGCAACGGGAGAAACAGGCAGAACGATTAAAGCAGGCAGAAAAGCATCTTTCAGATATGGAGCATAGCCGTGAACTGATCGAAAAGAACCTGCGTGAAGCTTATGAAAGTTACAAGCTTGGCATGACGGATAAGGAAACATATCTGGAACAGCGTAAGATATATGAGCAGATGCTTGAGCGCCTGCGGGAGAATATCGAAAAGCAGAGGGCAGCAGTCACCAAGATGGCAGATGTTGATGTGCCGGAAGTGGCAGGTCTGGAGATGTTGGAAGGGCAGCTGAAGCTGACGGGACTTAACAGGGAAATGGTGGATGCTTTTGTGGAGGAGATTGTTGTGTATGCAAAGGACAGGGTGGAGATAAAGTGGAAGTTTAAGGATGAGTTTTGGGAGACAGAAAAGGCTCGAAAGCCTTGA
- a CDS encoding DUF4868 domain-containing protein: MNKQEITSKIKEITETGAVCGVDVYVCLKGEEQGFYIEKMISMNSLKDRIRSIALEIINTQYLQDEVVYCDILDVIDNKKAVYVLEQSDEYKPFALLNDDSMDEVFNFDEKDIGNVLGFLFKINLNSKKLFIYQQAYVGSRLQAKNNLRIIQKDNVFEIVDKEMLKIDKRGELLILDNTILVRNVKVLQDFFGFQVFVRNQAQSVISKLEELDIIGNIATLKEYQTGEKLTISKKLMKVKNSPVLAMDKDELINKIPLVPRYKNIIHIENGKIRTNTKKDVDNLMKLLNDDYVKSELTDMEYDSTSKTLLNSESQDE, encoded by the coding sequence ATGAATAAACAAGAGATAACATCAAAAATTAAAGAAATTACAGAAACAGGTGCAGTGTGCGGTGTTGATGTATACGTCTGCTTAAAAGGTGAGGAGCAGGGATTTTATATTGAGAAGATGATATCGATGAATTCCTTGAAAGATAGAATTCGGTCTATTGCTTTGGAGATTATTAATACACAGTATTTGCAAGATGAGGTGGTGTACTGTGATATTTTAGATGTTATAGATAATAAAAAGGCAGTTTATGTTTTGGAGCAAAGTGATGAGTACAAACCATTTGCCTTGCTAAATGATGATAGTATGGATGAGGTTTTCAATTTTGACGAAAAGGACATAGGAAATGTCCTTGGCTTTTTATTCAAAATAAATCTAAATAGCAAGAAATTGTTTATATATCAGCAAGCATATGTAGGATCCAGATTGCAGGCAAAAAATAATCTAAGAATAATACAAAAAGATAATGTGTTTGAAATTGTCGATAAAGAAATGCTGAAAATCGATAAAAGAGGAGAGTTACTTATCTTAGATAATACTATATTGGTAAGAAATGTTAAGGTTCTTCAAGATTTTTTTGGCTTTCAAGTGTTTGTCCGTAACCAAGCACAGAGTGTTATTTCCAAACTGGAAGAATTAGATATTATTGGAAATATAGCTACATTGAAGGAATATCAAACTGGAGAAAAATTAACTATATCCAAAAAACTTATGAAAGTGAAGAATTCACCAGTGTTGGCAATGGATAAAGATGAACTCATAAATAAAATACCATTAGTTCCTCGATATAAAAATATTATACATATTGAAAATGGAAAGATTCGTACAAATACGAAAAAAGATGTCGATAATCTTATGAAATTGCTTAATGATGATTATGTTAAATCGGAATTGACTGATATGGAGTATGATAGTACGTCCAAAACATTATTAAATAGTGAAAGTCAAGATGAGTAA